The following proteins are co-located in the Thermomicrobiales bacterium genome:
- a CDS encoding amidohydrolase family protein codes for MATRPIVDSHVHIWNTERFPLPWLENVPSLNKPLWIDDYFAATGDLNVEGFVYLQVDVAPTYALIEAQTIASLAEVDPRVLAIVPWAPLEEGDRVRIYLETLVEYSPKIKSIRRIVQGESDPEFCLRPGFIRGNQILPEYGLTSEICCYFNQLSANVELVRQCPGTEFIMNHIAKPNIRGGQFEPWASQMAELASFGNVVCKISGATTEADLEHWTLDDVRPYVEHALTVFGEDRVLFGSDWPVVTQAASFTRWVETVETITKDFSDEQKNKLWKQNAVRFYRLEDEV; via the coding sequence ATGGCAACGCGGCCGATCGTCGATTCGCACGTGCATATCTGGAATACCGAGCGCTTTCCGCTTCCCTGGCTGGAGAACGTCCCCAGCCTGAACAAGCCGCTTTGGATCGACGACTATTTCGCCGCGACTGGTGACCTGAACGTGGAAGGCTTCGTCTATCTCCAGGTCGATGTGGCGCCGACGTATGCGTTGATCGAAGCGCAAACCATCGCGTCCCTGGCTGAGGTCGATCCGCGTGTGTTGGCAATCGTGCCGTGGGCGCCGCTCGAGGAAGGTGACAGGGTTCGTATCTATCTCGAGACACTCGTGGAGTACTCCCCGAAGATCAAGAGCATCCGGCGGATCGTGCAAGGAGAATCCGATCCGGAGTTCTGCCTCCGGCCTGGTTTCATTCGCGGGAATCAGATCCTGCCCGAGTATGGATTGACCTCGGAAATCTGCTGTTACTTCAACCAGTTGTCAGCGAATGTAGAACTCGTTCGGCAATGCCCGGGAACCGAGTTCATCATGAATCACATCGCCAAACCGAACATTCGCGGCGGGCAATTCGAACCGTGGGCGAGCCAGATGGCCGAACTGGCGAGCTTCGGCAATGTGGTCTGCAAGATCAGCGGCGCGACCACCGAAGCCGATCTGGAACATTGGACACTCGATGATGTGCGCCCCTACGTGGAGCACGCGCTCACGGTCTTCGGCGAAGACCGGGTCTTGTTCGGATCGGATTGGCCCGTGGTCACGCAGGCGGCCAGCTTCACCCGTTGGGTCGAGACGGTCGAAACGATCACAAAGGACTTCTCCGACGAGCAAAAGAACAAGCTTTGGAAGCAGAATGCCGTCCGCTTCTACCGACTGGAAGACGAGGTCTAG
- the aroE gene encoding shikimate dehydrogenase → MGDGSRYRVGVIGDPVEHSISPAMQQPALDALGIPATYERWHTTLAELPARIESLREPDVLGANVTVPHKEHVIPLIDEVSTLAARAGAVNTISNRNGRLFGDNTDVYGLARSLQLHAGDLAGWHAVILGAGGAARAAVLSLESVGAGRISILNRTVERAERLRVDLAPAPVDALASDAPAALEAIRSADLLINATALGWKRGELPLSEERIALLPATALVVDITYRDTDLLEAARTRGLRALDGLEMLVFQGARSLEIWTGKSAPVDLMLDAARVARAARS, encoded by the coding sequence ATGGGCGACGGCTCCCGCTACCGGGTCGGTGTCATTGGTGACCCGGTCGAGCATTCCATCTCGCCTGCCATGCAGCAACCGGCGCTCGATGCCCTCGGAATTCCGGCGACCTACGAACGTTGGCACACAACGCTGGCCGAGCTCCCCGCTCGTATCGAATCTCTGCGCGAACCGGATGTACTCGGTGCGAATGTCACTGTTCCCCATAAGGAGCACGTCATTCCACTCATCGATGAGGTTTCCACGCTTGCTGCGCGCGCTGGAGCGGTCAATACGATCTCCAATCGCAATGGCCGCTTGTTTGGTGACAACACCGATGTCTATGGTCTTGCGCGCTCTCTGCAGTTGCACGCCGGCGATCTTGCGGGATGGCATGCGGTGATCCTCGGCGCTGGAGGGGCTGCCAGGGCCGCAGTCTTGTCGCTCGAATCAGTCGGCGCGGGCCGCATTTCGATCCTGAATCGCACAGTCGAGCGCGCTGAGCGGCTACGTGTCGATCTTGCCCCAGCACCAGTCGACGCTCTTGCGTCAGATGCGCCGGCGGCGCTCGAAGCCATACGTTCTGCGGATCTGCTCATCAATGCCACCGCGCTGGGATGGAAACGTGGTGAGCTTCCCCTTTCGGAGGAGCGCATAGCGCTCTTGCCTGCGACAGCGCTAGTGGTCGACATCACCTATCGAGACACTGATCTCCTCGAAGCGGCCCGCACGCGTGGGTTGCGCGCGCTCGACGGGTTGGAAATGTTGGTCTTTCAGGGCGCGCGCTCGCTCGAGATCTGGACCGGAAAGTCCGCTCCAGTGGATCTCATGCTGGACGCCGCTCGCGTGGCTCGGGCAGCGCGATCGTGA
- a CDS encoding A24 family peptidase, protein MTLLPIALVILGLLLAAILWNLSEIGLGKSSRQLQPACASCHAPLPATTWLPLYGLFTARRCRSCSTTQPNGRLFWELAVAAYFFLLGWTWDDPRKLVFAVVSAIPLLLILIIDLRGNVLYLNSIVFALAVAAVLGFLDGPRAMGSAMVGLIGGVAIAVAFFALSRWVFRSMNFKISAIGVGDIYISAAVGAIVRGDGIVPAFVIAVILAVTASILLPLVSRSARQHATAYGPFLCLGGLITLLL, encoded by the coding sequence GTGACTTTGCTGCCCATCGCGCTCGTCATCCTTGGCTTGCTGTTGGCAGCCATTCTCTGGAATCTCTCAGAGATTGGGCTGGGAAAGAGCTCCCGGCAGCTGCAGCCTGCCTGCGCAAGCTGCCACGCGCCGCTGCCAGCAACGACCTGGCTCCCGCTTTACGGCCTTTTCACGGCGCGCCGCTGCCGATCCTGTTCCACCACGCAACCGAATGGCCGCCTGTTCTGGGAGTTGGCCGTGGCGGCGTATTTCTTTCTGCTCGGGTGGACGTGGGACGACCCGCGCAAACTCGTGTTTGCGGTTGTTTCCGCGATTCCTCTGCTGCTCATTCTCATCATCGATCTGCGCGGAAACGTGCTCTATCTCAACAGCATCGTATTCGCATTGGCGGTCGCGGCCGTGCTCGGCTTTCTCGACGGTCCCCGCGCCATGGGATCGGCGATGGTCGGGCTCATCGGCGGGGTGGCCATCGCGGTTGCCTTCTTCGCCCTGTCGCGGTGGGTCTTCCGCAGCATGAATTTCAAGATCTCCGCGATCGGCGTAGGGGATATCTATATCTCCGCCGCGGTTGGCGCCATTGTTCGTGGCGATGGCATCGTCCCTGCGTTCGTGATCGCAGTCATCCTTGCTGTCACGGCGAGCATTCTTCTCCCGCTCGTCTCCAGGTCGGCGCGCCAGCACGCGACAGCCTACGGTCCTTTTCTCTGTCTCGGAGGACTCATTACGTTGTTGCTTTGA
- a CDS encoding DUF2851 family protein has product MDSTRKEPTRIREIAVSRWWNGADLSAPIRCADGRELSIVYRGSWSHGLGPDFQKALIDFGDGRLQAGSIEIHLSTAAWKQHGHDRDPRYNDVILHVVLEHDGSETRRSDGRIVPVAVVAPEPDLLTALHGYTVDWDLVGGDVCAESVALSEPAAIRETLWNLGDERLGGKVTQLSARFEREAPADVLFELVMDGLGYSANREPMRQLARRMPVALIDALLALVEPGERYALGLGLLLGVGGFLPLSPTEAEIAQLTPAELQRVEGFWHSHGSAWRHDRLPPTSWERVRVRPANHPLLRLGMAAALLTSSFEGLTASIVETVRTGNDPVRLLIEQSRSGDRTGMGEGRAIAIVASGVLPFLMALADATEEQELSEAASHRWAVLESGEPNQITKRALRQVAGSARLGRIGERGMQGLIQLDRMYCEPRRCMECSIAHLALSRLPVLEQAALE; this is encoded by the coding sequence TTGGACTCGACCCGCAAAGAGCCCACACGAATCCGCGAGATCGCCGTTTCACGCTGGTGGAACGGAGCAGATCTGAGCGCGCCGATCCGGTGCGCGGACGGACGCGAGCTCTCGATCGTCTATCGCGGGAGCTGGTCGCATGGATTGGGCCCAGACTTCCAGAAAGCGCTGATCGATTTCGGCGATGGGCGTTTGCAAGCCGGAAGCATCGAAATCCACCTCTCGACCGCGGCATGGAAACAACACGGACACGACCGCGATCCCCGCTACAACGACGTCATCCTGCATGTCGTGCTGGAACACGACGGCAGCGAAACACGCCGGTCTGACGGGCGAATCGTGCCGGTCGCGGTGGTCGCGCCGGAACCGGACCTGCTGACAGCGCTGCATGGCTACACCGTCGACTGGGATCTGGTCGGTGGCGACGTGTGCGCCGAATCTGTGGCGCTGAGCGAGCCGGCGGCGATTCGAGAAACGCTCTGGAATCTGGGAGACGAGCGGCTGGGCGGCAAGGTCACGCAGCTCTCGGCGCGGTTCGAACGTGAAGCGCCCGCGGATGTCCTCTTCGAGCTCGTCATGGACGGTCTCGGATACTCTGCCAATCGAGAACCGATGCGACAATTGGCGCGCCGCATGCCAGTCGCGCTGATCGATGCGTTGCTCGCCCTGGTCGAACCAGGCGAGCGGTACGCGCTTGGGCTTGGGCTCCTGCTGGGCGTCGGCGGTTTTCTGCCACTCTCCCCGACAGAGGCAGAGATTGCCCAGCTCACACCGGCAGAACTGCAACGAGTCGAGGGTTTTTGGCATTCGCATGGATCTGCCTGGCGTCACGATCGCTTGCCTCCCACGAGTTGGGAGCGCGTGCGGGTCCGACCAGCCAATCACCCGTTGCTGCGACTCGGCATGGCCGCGGCCCTCCTGACCAGTTCGTTCGAAGGGTTGACGGCTTCGATCGTGGAAACGGTTCGCACCGGCAACGATCCTGTGCGTCTCCTGATCGAACAGTCACGATCGGGTGACCGGACCGGTATGGGCGAGGGCCGCGCGATCGCGATCGTGGCGAGCGGCGTGCTCCCATTCCTGATGGCGCTGGCTGATGCGACCGAAGAACAAGAGCTGTCCGAGGCCGCGTCGCATCGCTGGGCCGTGTTGGAATCTGGAGAACCAAATCAGATCACCAAACGAGCATTGCGGCAAGTGGCAGGTTCGGCCCGGCTCGGGCGCATCGGCGAACGCGGCATGCAGGGTCTGATCCAGCTGGACCGGATGTACTGCGAGCCACGACGCTGCATGGAGTGTTCCATCGCGCATCTGGCGCTCTCACGCCTGCCAGTCCTCGAGCAAGCTGCGCTAGAGTAA
- the mltG gene encoding endolytic transglycosylase MltG, which yields MVQWLVQILKIATILVISGLVLLGGARAFEHFQNESRPDDIGKVYTVTIDADNTPDEIAQLLEDNGLINSKTYFTNRMRVVNTELEPGSYRITKGMSVGDIIDTITGNASEDNDDSDSGGSIADTSTLSITVIEGWRTEQIADELVNLGWNGTFDEFMEAARNYPSENFSFLADRPEGASLEGYLYPDTYNFTPDSTPNEIIESMLTNFDAKVPQDMRDRAAEMGLTLYEVMTFASLVEREAAVSEERPIIADIYQKRYVEGWRLDADPTVQYAIGSTGDWWPELTGDDLYVESPYNTYQVMGLPPGPIANPGYSSIRAVLFPADSPYYFFFAKADGSGYHLFATTLDEQQQNIDYIAGDVSEPAAGSDPFAGS from the coding sequence ATGGTTCAGTGGCTCGTCCAAATTCTCAAGATCGCGACTATTCTGGTCATCTCCGGGCTGGTCTTGCTGGGCGGCGCGCGCGCCTTCGAGCATTTCCAGAACGAATCCCGACCGGATGATATCGGGAAGGTCTACACCGTCACGATCGACGCGGACAACACGCCGGACGAAATCGCCCAACTGCTCGAAGACAATGGCTTGATCAATAGCAAGACGTACTTCACCAACCGGATGCGCGTCGTCAATACCGAGCTGGAGCCCGGTTCCTACCGCATCACCAAGGGGATGTCGGTCGGAGACATTATCGACACCATCACCGGAAACGCCTCCGAGGACAATGACGATTCGGACAGTGGCGGCAGCATTGCCGATACCTCGACCCTCTCCATTACCGTCATCGAGGGCTGGCGCACCGAGCAAATCGCGGACGAGCTGGTGAATCTCGGCTGGAACGGCACCTTCGATGAGTTCATGGAGGCCGCGCGGAACTATCCGTCCGAAAACTTTTCGTTCCTTGCCGATCGGCCGGAAGGAGCCTCGCTCGAAGGCTACCTCTACCCGGACACATACAACTTCACTCCCGATTCCACCCCTAACGAGATCATCGAATCGATGCTCACCAATTTCGACGCCAAGGTTCCGCAGGACATGCGCGATCGTGCTGCTGAAATGGGACTCACGTTGTATGAGGTCATGACCTTTGCGTCGCTGGTGGAACGGGAAGCCGCCGTATCGGAAGAGCGCCCGATCATTGCCGACATCTATCAGAAGCGCTATGTCGAGGGATGGCGGCTCGACGCCGATCCCACCGTGCAATACGCCATCGGGTCGACCGGCGATTGGTGGCCAGAGCTCACCGGCGACGATCTCTATGTCGAAAGCCCCTACAACACGTATCAGGTGATGGGTTTGCCACCTGGACCGATTGCAAACCCAGGCTATTCCTCCATCCGGGCGGTGCTCTTCCCCGCCGATTCGCCGTATTACTTCTTCTTTGCCAAGGCGGACGGCTCCGGGTATCACCTGTTTGCGACCACGCTCGACGAGCAGCAGCAGAACATCGACTACATCGCCGGCGATGTCAGTGAACCTGCCGCCGGTAGCGATCCCTTCGCAGGTTCCTGA
- a CDS encoding glutamine synthetase family protein — protein sequence MQIRGMLTEQELAAEIESGAIDTVIVASCDMQGRLIGKRVSGWYFLEHARNHGTHFCTYLLGTDIELETPKGYELMTWESGYGDYLSRPDWGTARRIPWLPGSALILADVVDEATGEEIPVSPRTLLKQQVERCRAMGFEPKMASELEFYLFDESFRAVKEKDYRNFVLGGDFNEDYQLFQGTKYEPFYRLLRTQLNEAGVPIEFSKGEAAVAQHEINIHYGNALDAADRTVLLKHGIKEMAVQQGLAVTFMAKPDASWTGSSGHVHCSLAAPETGANLFANDAGEMSVLMRWFLGGLLEGTRALSLLTAPNINSYKRFASSSWAPVHLVWSRDNRTCGFRIVGNGASIRIENRFPGSDSNPYLVYAAMLAMGMYGIEKQIDPGEPFVGNGYLASGFPRVPGSMVDAIAAWEGSHLPELLFGRTVAHHYLHTARLEQEAFDQAVTDWERRRYFERG from the coding sequence ATGCAGATTCGGGGCATGCTGACCGAGCAGGAGCTCGCTGCCGAGATCGAAAGTGGGGCGATCGATACGGTCATCGTCGCCAGCTGCGACATGCAGGGACGACTGATCGGCAAACGAGTCAGCGGTTGGTACTTTCTCGAACACGCCAGGAACCACGGCACGCATTTCTGCACCTATCTGCTTGGCACGGACATCGAGCTCGAAACGCCCAAGGGCTACGAACTCATGACCTGGGAGTCCGGATACGGCGACTACCTCTCCCGTCCCGATTGGGGCACCGCGCGCCGCATCCCCTGGCTCCCTGGCTCCGCGCTCATTCTGGCGGACGTGGTCGATGAAGCAACTGGTGAAGAAATCCCGGTCTCCCCCCGTACGTTGCTGAAACAGCAGGTCGAGCGGTGCCGAGCTATGGGATTCGAGCCAAAGATGGCCAGCGAACTCGAGTTCTACCTCTTCGACGAGAGCTTTCGCGCGGTCAAGGAGAAGGATTACCGGAATTTCGTACTCGGCGGCGACTTCAATGAGGACTACCAACTCTTTCAGGGAACCAAGTACGAACCGTTCTATCGATTGCTCCGCACTCAGCTCAATGAAGCCGGCGTGCCGATCGAGTTCAGCAAAGGCGAAGCGGCCGTCGCGCAGCACGAGATCAACATCCACTACGGCAATGCGCTCGACGCCGCCGACCGGACGGTGCTGCTCAAGCACGGCATCAAGGAGATGGCGGTTCAGCAGGGGCTGGCGGTGACGTTCATGGCCAAACCGGATGCCAGTTGGACCGGTTCGAGCGGGCATGTGCATTGCTCGCTGGCAGCGCCCGAAACGGGAGCGAACCTTTTCGCGAACGACGCGGGCGAAATGTCGGTTCTGATGCGCTGGTTCCTGGGCGGATTATTGGAAGGGACGAGAGCGCTTTCACTCCTGACCGCGCCGAACATCAACTCATACAAGCGGTTCGCGTCGTCGAGCTGGGCTCCGGTCCACCTGGTCTGGTCGCGGGACAACCGCACCTGCGGATTTCGCATCGTGGGCAACGGCGCAAGCATCCGCATAGAGAACCGCTTCCCGGGAAGCGACAGCAATCCTTACCTGGTCTACGCGGCCATGCTGGCGATGGGCATGTACGGCATCGAAAAGCAGATCGATCCTGGTGAGCCGTTCGTGGGGAACGGATACCTGGCAAGCGGGTTCCCACGGGTGCCTGGCTCGATGGTCGACGCCATCGCGGCCTGGGAAGGGAGCCACCTACCGGAACTGCTCTTTGGCAGGACGGTGGCGCATCACTACCTTCATACGGCAAGGCTCGAACAAGAAGCGTTCGACCAGGCAGTCACCGATTGGGAGCGGCGGCGCTACTTCGAACGGGGATAG
- the miaA gene encoding tRNA (adenosine(37)-N6)-dimethylallyltransferase MiaA, with product MIVICGATATGKTALSIALSQRFGGEVINADSRYLYRGMDIGVAKPTMAERKGVPHHLIDILDLDDPEGMSLAVFQELAFSAIDDVLARGNLPFLVGGTPLYINAVVENWRIPRVAPDQAFRARMEQEITERGLEPVVERLRAVDPAAAERSATNPRRVIRALEIFEATGQPMSELEGKDAPRYRALELGLSMPRERLYQAIDDRVDDQIAQGLEREVRTLLESGVPRSNPAFSALGYRQLFPAIDGELSLEESIQTIKHDTHRYVRHQETWLRKNPRIVWLDVTQNGWERQAAAAIEAFLAGTNLSPSHATRSIQ from the coding sequence TTGATCGTCATTTGTGGCGCCACAGCCACTGGAAAGACCGCGCTCTCGATTGCGTTGAGCCAGCGCTTCGGCGGTGAGGTGATCAATGCCGATTCCCGATACCTGTACCGCGGGATGGACATCGGCGTTGCCAAGCCGACCATGGCCGAGCGAAAAGGTGTTCCCCACCACCTGATCGACATTCTCGATCTCGACGACCCGGAAGGCATGTCGCTCGCGGTGTTTCAGGAGTTGGCGTTCAGCGCGATCGACGATGTACTGGCGCGAGGAAACTTGCCGTTCCTGGTAGGAGGGACGCCGCTCTACATCAACGCGGTCGTGGAGAACTGGCGAATTCCCCGCGTTGCGCCCGACCAGGCATTTCGTGCGCGTATGGAGCAGGAGATCACCGAGCGTGGGCTGGAACCGGTGGTCGAGCGTTTGCGGGCAGTCGATCCGGCCGCGGCCGAGCGCAGCGCGACGAACCCGCGCAGAGTGATTCGGGCACTCGAGATCTTCGAGGCGACCGGCCAACCGATGAGCGAGCTGGAAGGCAAGGACGCCCCGCGATATCGCGCACTGGAACTGGGGCTTTCGATGCCCCGTGAACGCCTCTACCAGGCCATCGACGACCGGGTGGACGATCAGATCGCGCAAGGGCTCGAGCGCGAAGTGCGGACACTCCTGGAGTCCGGAGTGCCTCGGTCGAATCCGGCATTTTCGGCCCTGGGATACCGGCAGCTCTTTCCGGCGATCGATGGGGAGCTATCGCTCGAGGAATCAATCCAGACGATCAAGCACGACACACATCGCTATGTGCGCCATCAGGAGACATGGCTCCGCAAGAACCCCAGGATCGTGTGGCTGGACGTAACCCAGAACGGCTGGGAACGACAAGCGGCGGCAGCCATCGAGGCGTTTCTCGCAGGCACGAATCTGTCTCCTTCGCATGCCACTCGATCGATCCAGTGA
- a CDS encoding sialidase family protein, giving the protein MLKRRLRTIALAGALTLAGAIPLLPAAATVQPSYDTIRITNGGEATLYEVSIDWSPLVINLPDGGAWGFFTAQLRLPTEPGANPLLSNRKLFATRFDPGTGNWQPAFALPGEVAFGPTGVVDGAGTTHLVYTIRGSLDPTSFSTLVYMTVDDAGNWSQPSVIVSSETAGHQLSPDLTIDSDGGLHLAWQDQRGVSDELRAADPSNADVFVSDLNPDGTWSEPVQVNQRPDDATNASRPQLVADGDRLIAVWSVYNTEVGLNTATTLMWSERPIGDSAAWSEPQAIFDRGSDLIGGRFLDMADDPSGGVTLVYGRRTEEANQLYLQRLDQDSDSWSEAAMIASGDRGSYPRIAVSTDGTTYVVYNLGSGVSVKVGALAIAAGQTVAGAEESLTAGEEGIQGIATVSVDTLGRPWVMYFHQPLQQPVEEARVLRSAQISSAPAEEVAGEATPVAETEPAPEASPES; this is encoded by the coding sequence ATGCTCAAACGACGGTTGAGAACCATTGCCCTCGCGGGCGCGCTCACATTGGCCGGCGCGATACCGCTCCTTCCTGCGGCGGCGACCGTTCAGCCGAGTTACGACACGATCAGGATCACGAATGGCGGCGAGGCTACCCTTTACGAGGTGTCGATCGACTGGTCCCCGCTTGTGATCAACCTGCCAGACGGTGGAGCCTGGGGCTTCTTCACCGCGCAGCTCCGGCTGCCGACCGAACCTGGCGCGAACCCGCTCCTCTCCAACCGAAAGCTCTTTGCCACACGGTTCGATCCGGGAACGGGCAACTGGCAACCGGCGTTCGCGCTCCCGGGCGAGGTCGCGTTCGGTCCCACCGGCGTGGTGGACGGCGCCGGCACAACCCACCTCGTTTACACCATCCGCGGTTCTCTGGACCCGACCTCGTTCTCGACCCTGGTCTACATGACCGTCGACGATGCCGGGAACTGGAGCCAGCCATCGGTGATCGTTTCCAGCGAGACTGCCGGCCATCAGTTGAGCCCAGACCTGACGATCGATAGCGATGGCGGGCTCCACCTGGCCTGGCAAGACCAGCGGGGTGTTTCCGACGAGCTGCGCGCGGCGGATCCGTCGAACGCCGATGTCTTCGTGAGCGATCTCAACCCGGATGGCACCTGGTCAGAGCCGGTGCAAGTCAATCAGCGGCCAGATGACGCGACCAACGCGAGCCGCCCTCAGCTTGTTGCCGATGGCGACCGGCTGATCGCTGTCTGGTCGGTCTATAACACTGAGGTTGGCCTCAACACTGCAACCACCCTGATGTGGAGCGAGCGGCCGATTGGAGATTCCGCCGCATGGAGTGAACCGCAGGCGATTTTCGATCGCGGAAGCGATCTGATCGGCGGCCGGTTCCTCGACATGGCCGACGACCCATCCGGTGGCGTGACCCTGGTCTACGGCCGTCGCACAGAGGAGGCAAATCAACTCTACCTGCAGCGCCTCGATCAGGACAGTGACAGCTGGAGCGAAGCCGCAATGATCGCATCCGGTGACCGGGGCAGCTATCCACGCATCGCGGTGAGCACAGACGGCACCACCTATGTGGTCTACAACCTCGGCAGCGGTGTCTCGGTCAAAGTTGGCGCGCTTGCCATCGCGGCAGGGCAAACCGTGGCTGGCGCCGAGGAGTCGCTGACGGCTGGCGAGGAAGGCATTCAGGGCATCGCGACCGTTTCGGTCGATACGCTGGGCCGACCGTGGGTGATGTATTTCCATCAGCCGCTGCAGCAACCAGTGGAAGAAGCGCGCGTGCTTCGCTCGGCGCAGATATCGAGTGCTCCGGCTGAGGAAGTTGCCGGCGAGGCCACACCGGTCGCCGAGACCGAGCCAGCTCCTGAGGCATCGCCGGAGAGCTAG
- a CDS encoding aminotransferase class I/II-fold pyridoxal phosphate-dependent enzyme: MATTAATGRCTDEKPHQIEPAVPFFQPSIVDAQGKLDHHRAPFIEGMTAYRQQSMTPFSTPGHKLGRGMDRELIELFGADAFSNDIPVSGGADTIHFGFDTWRLAEELGADAWNSDRTFYLVNGSSTGNLAFLTAQLRPGDKVIVARDVHKSMMVALIQSGARPVYIAPKLHPKLDIGLGIEAHDVEEMLRKHPDARMVILVSPSYCGVSSDLAAIAEVAHQRNIPVYVDEAWGPHFHFHPALPQSAMESGVDGAVASTHKVLGAFTQSAVLHIKGPRVSPARVATTVGMAQTTSPAAFILATIDGCRRQMVLNGRELLDVAIELAEDARYRLQRIPGVSVLDAALLGVDYYDLTKLVIDVHGLGLTGFQVEDELRYRYHINPESSDLTSVICLVTVGDTKDTLDRLVTAFESISRSQNGSKPKGGGAVVRSSGAVVSPGIQAMSPRDAFFSRQRAIPLEQAAGEISAELVIPYPPGIPVLAPGDVITVEKLEYLANGARQGMYISGAADHLLRTIQVVDEPKQSAWTQTPYYSNLPTR, translated from the coding sequence ATGGCAACCACCGCCGCCACTGGACGCTGCACAGACGAAAAACCGCATCAGATCGAACCGGCGGTCCCGTTCTTTCAACCGTCCATTGTCGACGCACAGGGAAAGCTCGATCACCATCGCGCGCCGTTCATCGAAGGAATGACCGCGTACCGCCAGCAGAGCATGACGCCGTTTTCCACGCCGGGGCACAAGCTCGGGCGCGGCATGGACCGGGAACTGATCGAGCTCTTCGGCGCGGATGCGTTTTCCAATGACATTCCGGTCAGCGGTGGAGCGGATACGATCCACTTCGGGTTCGATACCTGGCGGCTGGCGGAAGAGCTCGGCGCCGATGCCTGGAACTCGGACCGCACCTTTTATCTCGTCAACGGATCTTCCACTGGCAACCTCGCCTTCCTGACCGCGCAGCTTCGGCCGGGCGACAAAGTCATCGTCGCGCGCGACGTGCACAAGTCGATGATGGTCGCGCTGATCCAGAGTGGCGCGCGCCCGGTCTATATCGCGCCAAAGCTGCATCCGAAGCTGGATATTGGCTTGGGCATCGAAGCGCACGACGTCGAAGAGATGCTCCGCAAGCATCCTGACGCCAGGATGGTCATTCTCGTAAGCCCGTCATACTGCGGCGTATCGTCCGATCTGGCGGCTATCGCGGAGGTCGCGCATCAGCGCAACATCCCGGTCTATGTCGACGAAGCATGGGGGCCGCATTTTCATTTCCACCCGGCGCTGCCCCAATCCGCTATGGAAAGCGGTGTGGACGGCGCGGTGGCCAGCACACACAAGGTGTTGGGCGCCTTCACCCAAAGCGCGGTGCTGCACATCAAGGGACCGCGTGTGAGCCCTGCTCGGGTGGCGACCACCGTCGGGATGGCGCAAACCACCAGTCCCGCGGCGTTCATTCTGGCCACGATCGACGGATGCCGGCGGCAAATGGTGCTGAATGGCCGGGAATTGCTCGATGTCGCCATCGAGTTGGCCGAGGACGCGCGCTACCGGCTGCAACGGATTCCGGGCGTATCGGTCCTGGACGCCGCATTGTTGGGCGTCGACTACTACGACCTCACCAAGCTGGTCATCGATGTGCATGGGCTCGGCTTGACCGGGTTTCAGGTCGAGGACGAATTGCGATATCGCTACCACATCAACCCCGAGAGCAGCGACCTGACCAGCGTGATTTGCCTGGTCACGGTGGGCGACACCAAAGACACGCTCGACCGGTTGGTAACCGCATTCGAGTCGATCTCCCGGTCGCAAAACGGGTCGAAACCGAAGGGCGGCGGCGCGGTGGTGCGGTCGTCAGGCGCGGTCGTATCCCCAGGGATTCAGGCGATGTCGCCACGCGACGCCTTCTTCTCACGACAACGAGCCATTCCACTCGAGCAAGCAGCCGGTGAGATCTCAGCCGAGCTGGTCATCCCCTACCCGCCGGGAATCCCCGTGCTGGCTCCTGGTGATGTGATCACGGTCGAAAAGCTGGAGTACCTCGCAAACGGCGCCAGGCAAGGAATGTACATTTCCGGAGCCGCGGATCATCTGCTGCGGACGATTCAAGTCGTGGATGAGCCAAAGCAGAGTGCCTGGACACAGACTCCCTACTATTCGAACCTTCCAACCCGCTGA